From Candidatus Woesearchaeota archaeon, a single genomic window includes:
- a CDS encoding 50S ribosomal protein L13 — MIVDATDLIVGRMATRIAKMALLGEKVDVVNCEKAIITGSRRQILARYFQKRNFGEPLKGPVQFRMPDRFVRRIIRGMLPHKKEKGKVAFKRIMCYIGVPDEFKDQKLETFEDANVRKIKNTRFTTILDISREIGAKI, encoded by the coding sequence ATGATTGTCGACGCAACTGACCTGATTGTCGGAAGGATGGCGACTAGGATTGCCAAGATGGCTTTGTTAGGCGAGAAAGTGGATGTCGTCAACTGCGAGAAGGCCATAATCACTGGAAGCAGGAGGCAGATCCTTGCGAGGTATTTCCAGAAGAGGAATTTCGGCGAGCCTTTGAAGGGCCCTGTCCAGTTCAGGATGCCTGACAGGTTTGTCAGGAGGATAATCAGGGGAATGCTGCCTCACAAGAAGGAGAAAGGAAAGGTCGCTTTCAAGAGGATCATGTGCTATATTGGTGTTCCTGATGAGTTCAAGGACCAGAAGCTCGAGACTTTTGAGGACGCAAATGTCAGGAAGATCAAGAACACTAGATTTACTACCATACTGGATATATCAAGGGAGATAGGTGCTAAGATATGA
- a CDS encoding 30S ribosomal protein S9: protein MKVVHVAGKRKRAIARATAREGNGVIRMNRQLIDTIEPEMYRLRLREPLLLAGDLAGKVDISVNVIGGGASGQVEAARLAIARALVEFSGKDVLKNKFLEYDRNLLVADVRRKETRKPNDSKARAKRQKSYR, encoded by the coding sequence ATGAAAGTCGTTCATGTTGCTGGTAAGAGGAAGAGGGCTATCGCTAGGGCCACTGCTCGTGAGGGCAATGGTGTCATCAGGATGAACAGGCAGCTGATTGATACCATCGAGCCTGAGATGTACAGGCTCAGGTTGAGGGAGCCTCTGCTCTTGGCAGGTGATCTGGCTGGGAAGGTTGATATCTCTGTCAATGTTATCGGCGGCGGAGCTTCAGGCCAGGTAGAGGCTGCTCGTCTTGCAATCGCAAGGGCTCTTGTGGAGTTCTCTGGCAAGGATGTTCTTAAGAATAAGTTCTTGGAGTATGACAGGAACCTGCTTGTCGCTGATGTGCGAAGGAAAGAGACCAGGAAGCCTAACGATTCCAAAGCAAGGGCCAAGCGCCAGAAGTCATACAGGTGA
- a CDS encoding preprotein translocase subunit Sec61beta, whose translation MSRDNRVSMPQSMGGLVRYFDEYKSKIEIKPQHVIVLCVVVSLLIILLHAFGGSWFAV comes from the coding sequence ATGTCACGGGATAACCGAGTTTCTATGCCCCAGAGCATGGGAGGGCTTGTAAGATACTTTGATGAGTATAAGTCAAAGATTGAGATAAAGCCCCAGCATGTGATTGTGCTTTGCGTAGTGGTGAGTTTGTTGATTATCCTGCTGCATGCTTTTGGCGGATCATGGTTTGCTGTTTAA
- a CDS encoding DNA-directed RNA polymerase subunit D, producing the protein MDIKLIDKENGRITFAVTGTSPAFVNMMRRAIIEEVPTMAMEDIEIRQNSSALYDEMVALRLGLIPMKTDLDTYNVRDQCTCSNEGCAKCQVKITLKAEGPGTVYASDLQSKDPAIVPVFPKTPILKLIKEQSIELEATAVLGRGKDHVKWAPALAYYRNYPVVDIKGAEKCVKAKEVCPADVFDVKSGKLSVKNPEACILCGACVDECDGIKLNMDNKDFIFTIEPWGQLPCDVIVQKASEIVNQQFDEFVKLL; encoded by the coding sequence ATGGATATCAAGCTTATAGACAAGGAGAATGGGAGGATTACGTTTGCTGTTACAGGGACCTCGCCTGCTTTTGTCAACATGATGAGGCGTGCCATCATTGAGGAAGTCCCCACAATGGCCATGGAAGATATCGAGATAAGGCAGAACTCATCTGCGCTTTATGATGAGATGGTTGCCTTGAGATTGGGCCTCATCCCTATGAAGACTGATCTGGATACGTATAACGTCAGGGATCAGTGCACGTGCAGCAATGAAGGTTGTGCGAAGTGCCAGGTCAAGATCACGCTTAAGGCAGAGGGTCCGGGAACGGTGTATGCATCTGATTTGCAGTCAAAGGACCCGGCCATTGTTCCTGTTTTCCCGAAGACCCCGATATTGAAGCTGATCAAGGAGCAGTCCATCGAGCTCGAGGCAACTGCAGTTTTGGGGAGAGGGAAGGATCATGTCAAATGGGCGCCTGCTCTTGCCTACTATAGGAATTATCCTGTTGTCGACATAAAGGGCGCCGAGAAATGCGTCAAGGCGAAAGAGGTTTGTCCGGCTGATGTCTTTGATGTTAAGTCAGGCAAGCTTTCAGTGAAGAATCCTGAAGCCTGCATACTCTGCGGCGCTTGCGTTGATGAATGCGATGGCATAAAGCTGAACATGGATAATAAGGATTTCATTTTTACGATCGAGCCTTGGGGTCAGTTGCCTTGTGATGTGATTGTTCAGAAGGCATCTGAGATTGTCAACCAGCAGTTTGATGAGTTTGTCAAGCTCCTCTGA
- a CDS encoding 30S ribosomal protein S4: protein MGDPRKHRKKYASPSHPWQKERIVEEQALCKEYGIVTKKEIWKANSILRDIAHQSKKLIAARGVQADREKAQLIKRASRLGFVSENATLDDLLGLTLKNILDRRLQTIVFRKGIAKSAKQARQFITHNHIKVGDNVVTSPGSIVPKGFEPLVRVRENSVLADENHPERAVAPSAESVAEDAKKKDAEKAQSGKAEKKVDEKHRDGKKRDEKKAREKRSSEKSGSEMKGSEKSGSETKSEEGKKDEIHDSEKKAGDE, encoded by the coding sequence ATGGGTGACCCTAGAAAACACAGGAAGAAGTATGCTTCTCCGAGTCATCCTTGGCAGAAAGAGAGGATTGTCGAAGAGCAGGCGTTGTGCAAGGAGTATGGTATTGTAACTAAGAAAGAGATCTGGAAGGCCAACTCGATACTGAGGGATATTGCCCATCAGTCCAAGAAACTTATCGCTGCAAGGGGTGTTCAGGCTGATAGGGAGAAGGCACAGCTCATCAAGAGGGCCTCAAGACTTGGTTTTGTCTCAGAGAACGCTACCCTGGATGACCTGCTGGGTCTGACGCTTAAGAATATTCTTGACAGGCGATTGCAGACGATTGTCTTTAGGAAAGGCATCGCAAAATCTGCTAAGCAGGCGCGCCAGTTCATCACTCATAATCATATAAAAGTCGGTGATAATGTAGTTACATCGCCTGGCAGTATTGTCCCTAAAGGCTTCGAGCCACTTGTCAGGGTGAGAGAGAATTCTGTCCTTGCTGATGAGAACCACCCGGAGAGGGCTGTTGCCCCTTCTGCTGAGTCTGTCGCCGAGGATGCCAAGAAGAAGGATGCAGAGAAGGCACAATCAGGGAAGGCTGAGAAGAAAGTGGATGAAAAGCACAGGGATGGCAAGAAGCGGGATGAGAAGAAAGCGAGAGAGAAGAGAAGTAGTGAGAAGAGCGGCAGTGAGATGAAAGGCAGTGAGAAGAGCGGCAGTGAGACGAAATCTGAAGAAGGGAAGAAAGATGAGATTCATGATTCTGAGAAAAAGGCTGGTGATGAATGA
- a CDS encoding 30S ribosomal protein S13 yields the protein MAEQANYKHLVRIANTDLDGSKAISIALTKIKGVGKMYANMVCIVAKVPKTEKAGVIADEKVRLMEEVIQNPAKFKVPSWMMNRRRDIYDGADKHLITSDLTFQKDNDIKTLKKIRCYRGVRHMDNLPVRGQRTKSNFRRNKGKVQGVKKNKDAKAGK from the coding sequence ATGGCAGAACAAGCGAATTACAAGCACCTTGTAAGGATTGCAAATACTGATTTGGATGGTTCTAAAGCTATTAGCATCGCGCTCACAAAGATCAAAGGGGTCGGCAAGATGTATGCCAACATGGTATGCATTGTTGCTAAGGTTCCGAAGACAGAGAAGGCCGGTGTCATTGCTGATGAGAAGGTGCGCCTCATGGAAGAGGTCATCCAGAATCCTGCCAAGTTCAAGGTCCCTTCGTGGATGATGAACAGGAGGAGAGATATCTATGATGGTGCAGACAAGCACCTGATAACTTCTGATCTCACATTCCAGAAAGATAATGATATCAAGACCCTGAAGAAGATAAGATGTTACAGGGGGGTTAGGCATATGGATAACCTGCCTGTCAGGGGTCAGAGGACAAAATCGAATTTCAGGCGTAACAAGGGGAAAGTGCAGGGCGTCAAGAAGAATAAAGATGCCAAGGCAGGGAAGTGA
- the minD gene encoding cell division ATPase MinD: protein MTKFIVVASGKGGVGKTSTAINLGTALASFGKKVLVVDANLSNPHLSILLGSPTLPITLHDVLQGRKHITEAAYVHPSGLKIIPSCISPERFDPARLPEVLVDLHGATDLVIVDSSAGFSAESVAALRSADEVIVVTSPDLPSVTSAFKTIRLAEEEGVQVLGVVVNRVTGDHFDMALENIHTLLEKPILAVIPEDPNMRKSVYLKHPIVYTHPDSQASTHFKYLAAKVLGERYVETMEKQQKDNKFHQMLKKIGLERP from the coding sequence TTGACCAAGTTCATAGTGGTTGCATCCGGCAAGGGCGGTGTCGGCAAGACATCAACAGCCATAAATCTGGGAACTGCATTGGCCTCTTTCGGCAAGAAAGTCCTTGTTGTCGATGCCAATCTATCTAATCCTCATCTCAGCATTCTGTTGGGCTCTCCGACTTTGCCCATCACTTTGCATGATGTCCTCCAGGGCAGGAAGCATATCACCGAGGCTGCTTATGTCCATCCTTCAGGCCTGAAGATAATCCCATCATGTATCTCACCGGAGAGGTTTGATCCTGCCAGGCTGCCTGAAGTGCTTGTCGACCTGCATGGCGCCACTGATCTCGTCATTGTCGACAGTTCTGCAGGCTTTTCCGCAGAGTCTGTCGCTGCCTTGCGTTCTGCTGATGAGGTGATAGTTGTCACGAGCCCGGATCTCCCTTCTGTGACTTCTGCTTTCAAGACAATAAGGCTGGCAGAGGAGGAAGGTGTCCAGGTGCTGGGTGTTGTTGTCAATAGGGTTACCGGCGATCATTTTGATATGGCTCTTGAGAATATCCACACCCTGCTTGAGAAGCCTATTCTTGCTGTGATCCCTGAGGATCCCAATATGAGAAAGTCAGTCTATCTCAAGCACCCTATTGTGTATACCCATCCTGATTCGCAGGCCTCAACCCATTTCAAGTATCTTGCTGCCAAGGTCCTGGGAGAGCGCTATGTTGAGACAATGGAGAAGCAGCAGAAGGACAATAAGTTCCATCAGATGCTGAAGAAGATTGGGCTCGAGCGGCCTTGA
- a CDS encoding 30S ribosomal protein S11, whose amino-acid sequence MPDDRSRPRGRFVKRTGPDEKTIERKFGPVRWGIAHIYSSYNNTIIHITDITGTETISKASGGMVVKSDRMESSPTAAMIAAKKAAEGAREKGITGIHVRIKAPGGHNGPNNPGPGAQAAVRALSRMGLRIGVIDDVTAVPHDGCRKKGGKRGRRV is encoded by the coding sequence ATGCCGGATGACAGGTCAAGACCTAGGGGACGGTTTGTCAAGAGGACAGGTCCTGATGAGAAGACCATAGAGAGGAAATTTGGTCCTGTGAGATGGGGCATCGCGCATATTTATTCATCTTATAATAATACCATAATCCACATTACTGATATAACAGGCACTGAGACCATTTCAAAAGCTTCTGGAGGGATGGTAGTGAAGTCTGACAGGATGGAATCTTCGCCTACAGCAGCGATGATTGCAGCGAAGAAAGCTGCTGAAGGTGCAAGGGAGAAAGGCATCACAGGCATCCATGTAAGGATCAAAGCACCTGGAGGGCATAATGGCCCTAACAATCCTGGTCCTGGTGCTCAGGCTGCTGTCAGGGCTCTTTCCAGGATGGGCCTGAGGATCGGTGTCATTGACGACGTCACTGCTGTGCCGCATGACGGCTGCAGGAAGAAAGGCGGTAAAAGAGGCAGAAGGGTTTAA
- a CDS encoding DUF3006 domain-containing protein codes for MSFLKYLAVVVSGFSLAACLCQEPKQYFDLMEIYDDRHLESIGRGCGCIDRIEGTIAHLITEDYYSVFFDFRVVRLDRYYREGDCLDMVCSPEGIRLFYDEKKTMSLKSDIEHLIDKLKARE; via the coding sequence ATGTCCTTTTTGAAGTATCTGGCTGTTGTTGTATCAGGTTTTTCCTTAGCTGCGTGTCTTTGTCAGGAACCAAAGCAATACTTTGATCTCATGGAAATTTATGATGATAGACATCTTGAAAGCATCGGAAGAGGTTGCGGCTGCATTGATCGCATCGAAGGCACAATTGCCCATCTCATTACAGAAGATTATTATTCAGTCTTCTTTGACTTCAGGGTTGTCAGGCTTGACAGGTATTATAGGGAAGGTGACTGTCTTGATATGGTTTGTTCTCCTGAAGGCATCCGGCTTTTTTATGATGAGAAGAAAACCATGAGTCTGAAGAGTGATATTGAACACTTGATTGATAAGCTTAAGGCTAGAGAGTGA
- a CDS encoding nascent polypeptide-associated complex protein — translation MLPGVNPRQMQKMMKRMGIQQLELDAEEVIIRLADKDIIIRNPNVSKVNMMGQQTYQVVGEEHIVERSTAPDISDEDIRTVMQQANVGKEKALEAIKNHKGDLAEAILELQSE, via the coding sequence ATGCTTCCCGGAGTGAATCCTAGGCAGATGCAGAAGATGATGAAGAGGATGGGTATCCAGCAGCTGGAGCTCGACGCTGAAGAGGTCATCATCAGGCTCGCTGACAAGGACATAATAATCAGGAATCCTAATGTTTCTAAGGTCAACATGATGGGCCAGCAGACCTATCAGGTTGTTGGTGAAGAGCATATTGTGGAGCGTTCCACAGCGCCCGACATCTCTGATGAGGATATCAGGACTGTTATGCAGCAGGCCAATGTTGGCAAAGAGAAGGCCCTGGAAGCCATAAAGAACCACAAGGGTGACTTGGCAGAAGCGATTTTGGAGCTTCAGAGCGAATAA
- a CDS encoding SMC-Scp complex subunit ScpB, with the protein MAEDLKKEVKALLFSSGKPLDPEYIGQLVKASKADVEKVIEELTQDLDSVKDPMIIVKDGLGYKMTVRERYLDLVRHIVPETELSKTVMETLAVVVWKQPVLQSEIIRIRTNKAYDHMDQLEASGFITKTKHGRTYLIRGTQKLYDYFDVPNAEAMKHFFEGFKDVDPEKRKLKQLGNLAVYEVPKQEHPKAPLVPVPVDKDHIGVLEVYEGSQEKAEPSEAEKEVSAEVGGRSGPAEEELEAPVDVQDSELFASEEIDKEAEKRAAELLGARPEKYAEEDEPESTETHDEAPEGFEPAGSSGEEGQESGDKGVGKDKKAKRSKKDDDRELNPKLESMIDDVAPEEKDDDEIDLS; encoded by the coding sequence ATGGCTGAAGATCTGAAGAAAGAGGTTAAGGCACTGCTTTTCTCTTCTGGCAAGCCTCTGGATCCTGAGTATATAGGCCAGCTTGTCAAGGCATCCAAGGCTGATGTCGAGAAGGTCATAGAGGAGCTCACGCAGGATCTTGATTCTGTCAAGGATCCCATGATCATTGTCAAGGATGGGCTGGGCTATAAGATGACTGTGCGCGAGAGGTATCTTGATCTTGTCAGGCATATAGTTCCCGAGACTGAGCTGAGCAAGACTGTGATGGAGACTCTTGCGGTTGTTGTCTGGAAGCAGCCTGTGCTGCAGTCAGAGATAATCAGGATAAGGACCAACAAGGCATATGATCACATGGATCAGCTTGAAGCTTCTGGTTTCATCACAAAGACCAAGCACGGCAGGACTTATCTGATACGGGGCACCCAGAAGCTGTATGATTATTTTGATGTCCCGAATGCTGAGGCCATGAAGCATTTCTTCGAGGGGTTCAAGGATGTAGATCCTGAGAAGAGGAAGCTTAAGCAGCTCGGCAATCTTGCTGTCTATGAGGTGCCGAAGCAGGAGCATCCGAAGGCGCCGCTTGTGCCTGTTCCTGTCGACAAGGATCATATTGGTGTGTTGGAAGTGTATGAGGGGTCACAGGAGAAGGCTGAGCCTTCTGAAGCGGAGAAGGAAGTATCAGCAGAGGTTGGGGGAAGGTCAGGGCCTGCCGAGGAGGAGCTTGAGGCTCCTGTTGATGTTCAGGATTCTGAGCTGTTCGCCTCTGAGGAGATTGACAAGGAGGCAGAGAAGAGGGCTGCTGAGCTGTTAGGGGCCCGGCCTGAGAAGTATGCTGAGGAGGATGAGCCGGAGAGTACTGAGACCCACGATGAGGCTCCTGAGGGTTTTGAGCCTGCCGGATCTTCGGGGGAAGAAGGGCAGGAATCTGGGGATAAGGGTGTCGGGAAGGATAAGAAGGCGAAGAGGTCTAAGAAGGATGATGATCGCGAGCTCAATCCCAAGCTTGAGAGTATGATTGATGATGTTGCGCCGGAGGAGAAGGATGATGATGAGATTGACCTGTCCTAA
- a CDS encoding DNA-directed RNA polymerase subunit N has translation MIIPIRCWSCGKPVAHLWDEYEERVKKGEEIKKVLDDLGLERYCCRQTFMGQVNLIDMAANFKKF, from the coding sequence ATGATAATTCCGATAAGATGCTGGAGTTGCGGAAAGCCGGTCGCTCATCTCTGGGATGAGTATGAAGAAAGGGTCAAGAAAGGCGAGGAGATCAAGAAGGTCCTTGATGACCTTGGTCTCGAGAGATATTGCTGCAGGCAGACTTTCATGGGTCAGGTCAACCTGATTGACATGGCTGCCAACTTCAAGAAGTTCTGA
- a CDS encoding 50S ribosomal protein L18e, whose product MRRTGPMNRNAKSLIDSLRKLSIEQKVNIWKRIASDLEKPSRQRRIVNLSKIDQYAKENETVIVPGKVLGNGELSKSVTVAAFSFSEQAKDKISKKGSFLSINELAQKNPKGSRVRILG is encoded by the coding sequence ATGAGAAGGACAGGACCGATGAATCGGAATGCGAAGAGTCTGATTGATTCGCTTAGGAAGCTCTCTATCGAGCAGAAGGTCAATATCTGGAAGAGGATTGCTTCTGATCTTGAGAAGCCTTCACGCCAGAGGAGGATTGTGAATCTTTCTAAGATAGACCAGTATGCTAAGGAGAACGAGACTGTCATTGTCCCTGGCAAGGTCCTCGGTAATGGCGAGCTCTCTAAGAGTGTCACAGTTGCTGCCTTCTCTTTTTCAGAGCAGGCTAAGGACAAGATTTCGAAGAAGGGATCATTTTTATCTATCAATGAGCTGGCCCAGAAGAATCCGAAGGGCTCAAGAGTGAGGATTTTAGGATGA
- the gyrA gene encoding DNA gyrase subunit A has product MAETPENNEESPSGRKAPEEQYGTILPTVIEDEMKSSYLDYAMSVIVSRALPDVRDGLKPVHRRILFAMNELGMFHNRPSKKCARIVGEVLGKYHPHGDSAVYDTLVRMAQDFSLRYTLIQGQGNFGSVDGDRAAAMRYTEARLTKIADEMLTDIDRETVDFQDNFDGSLKEPVVLPSRIPNLLINGTSGIAVGMATNIPPHNVSEICRAAIMLIDNKESVINDLMAVVRGPDFPTGGIIQGSQGIQYAYKTGRGKIKVKARTGIEQKLGRKRIIVSEIPYMVNKAALVAEIADLVRDKKIIGISDLRDESDKRGMRIVVELKKDANEEVVLNQLFKHTRMLTTFGINMLALVNNEPKVLNLKELLENYILHRKEVTVRRTRFDLRKAEEKAHILEGLIIALDDIDAVIAKIKGSKDVESAANVLMSDYTLTEIQAKAILDMKLQRLASLEQEKIRIEHKGLLELIERLKFILGNETEVFKIIKQDLEVIIREYGDARKTEIEAGEVEDFEVEDLIKEEDMVVTITNSGYVKRLPLNTYRQQNRGGRGIIAAETGDGDFIEHLFVASTHSYILFFTNRGIVHWMKVYKIPEASRQARGKAVVNLLEMPAGERISAFVRVTQFDDRHYLLLSTKKGIVKKTNLMDYSRPRQGGIIGITLDPDDELIEAKLTDGNSQVILATKEGMAVRFDEKDARPIGRTSRGVRGITLKGDDLVVGMVIADEKETLLSVTENGYGKRTAISDYRLINRGGSGVINIQTSDRNGKVSDIKSVTDDDEVMLISKNGIIIRTACKGISVIGRNTQGVRLMNLDDGDRLMKAAKVVRE; this is encoded by the coding sequence ATGGCTGAAACCCCAGAAAACAATGAGGAGAGCCCTTCTGGCAGGAAGGCACCAGAAGAGCAGTACGGTACGATTCTCCCGACCGTTATTGAGGATGAGATGAAGTCTTCTTATCTAGACTATGCCATGTCTGTCATTGTCAGCCGTGCCCTGCCTGATGTGCGTGATGGCCTGAAGCCAGTTCATAGGAGGATACTTTTTGCGATGAATGAGCTTGGCATGTTCCATAACAGGCCTTCCAAGAAATGCGCGAGGATTGTCGGAGAGGTTCTTGGTAAGTATCATCCTCACGGAGACTCTGCTGTCTATGACACTCTTGTCAGGATGGCCCAGGATTTCTCTTTGAGATACACCCTGATACAGGGTCAGGGCAATTTCGGTTCTGTTGATGGGGACAGGGCCGCTGCAATGAGGTACACTGAAGCGAGATTGACCAAGATTGCTGATGAGATGCTGACTGACATCGACAGGGAGACTGTCGATTTCCAGGATAATTTTGACGGCTCCCTTAAGGAGCCTGTTGTGCTTCCGTCTCGGATCCCTAATCTCCTGATCAATGGCACATCCGGCATTGCTGTGGGGATGGCCACGAATATCCCGCCCCATAATGTTTCTGAGATATGCAGGGCCGCGATAATGCTTATTGATAATAAAGAATCCGTGATCAATGACCTTATGGCAGTTGTCAGGGGCCCTGATTTCCCGACTGGCGGCATCATCCAGGGAAGCCAGGGGATCCAGTATGCTTACAAGACTGGCAGGGGAAAGATCAAGGTGAAGGCGAGGACAGGGATCGAGCAGAAGCTCGGCAGGAAGAGGATCATTGTCAGTGAGATCCCTTATATGGTCAACAAGGCCGCTCTTGTGGCAGAGATTGCGGATCTTGTCAGGGACAAGAAGATTATCGGGATATCTGACCTGAGGGATGAGTCTGACAAGAGGGGGATGAGGATTGTTGTCGAGCTCAAGAAGGATGCGAATGAGGAGGTTGTTCTGAATCAGCTCTTCAAGCATACCCGCATGCTGACAACTTTCGGCATCAATATGCTTGCTCTTGTCAATAATGAGCCCAAGGTGCTGAATCTCAAGGAGCTCCTAGAGAACTATATCCTGCACAGGAAGGAAGTCACTGTCAGGAGGACCAGGTTCGATCTCAGGAAGGCAGAGGAGAAGGCCCACATCTTGGAGGGTCTGATAATCGCTCTTGATGATATTGATGCTGTTATTGCTAAGATTAAGGGGTCGAAGGATGTTGAGTCTGCGGCGAATGTGCTCATGTCCGATTACACATTGACTGAGATTCAGGCAAAGGCTATTCTTGATATGAAGCTGCAGAGGCTTGCCTCTCTTGAGCAGGAGAAGATAAGGATTGAGCATAAGGGGTTGCTGGAGCTGATAGAGAGGCTGAAGTTCATCCTGGGTAATGAGACTGAGGTCTTTAAGATAATCAAGCAGGACCTCGAGGTCATAATCAGGGAGTACGGCGACGCAAGGAAGACCGAGATTGAGGCCGGCGAGGTGGAGGATTTTGAGGTCGAGGATCTGATCAAGGAAGAGGACATGGTTGTCACAATAACGAATTCAGGTTATGTCAAGAGGCTGCCCCTGAACACCTACAGGCAGCAGAACCGCGGCGGCAGGGGTATCATCGCTGCTGAGACAGGTGATGGGGATTTTATTGAGCATCTGTTTGTGGCATCCACCCATTCTTACATATTGTTCTTCACAAATAGGGGCATTGTGCATTGGATGAAGGTGTATAAGATTCCTGAGGCATCCAGGCAGGCCCGTGGCAAGGCTGTTGTCAATCTTCTGGAGATGCCTGCTGGTGAGCGTATCTCTGCATTTGTCCGGGTCACGCAGTTTGATGATAGGCATTATCTGCTCCTTTCCACAAAGAAGGGCATTGTGAAGAAGACGAATCTCATGGATTATTCAAGGCCGAGGCAGGGTGGCATAATCGGTATCACATTGGATCCTGATGACGAGCTCATCGAGGCAAAGCTGACAGACGGCAACAGCCAGGTAATCCTTGCCACTAAGGAGGGTATGGCTGTCCGTTTTGATGAGAAGGATGCGAGGCCTATCGGCAGGACATCGAGGGGCGTCAGGGGCATAACGCTGAAAGGTGATGACCTGGTCGTCGGCATGGTGATTGCTGATGAGAAAGAGACATTGCTGAGCGTCACTGAGAACGGTTATGGGAAGCGTACTGCGATATCAGATTATAGGCTGATAAATCGCGGAGGCTCTGGTGTTATCAATATACAGACCTCAGATAGGAATGGCAAGGTCTCTGACATCAAGAGCGTGACTGATGATGATGAGGTCATGCTCATATCGAAGAACGGTATAATCATCCGCACAGCCTGCAAAGGCATCTCTGTCATCGGCAGGAACACCCAGGGTGTCCGTCTGATGAACCTTGATGACGGAGACAGGCTGATGAAGGCTGCCAAGGTTGTCAGGGAATGA